The following is a genomic window from Marinitoga litoralis.
ACCTGCTCCAATAGCTTGAATTTCTGCTTTCCCCTTTTCCCTAATAATTGCAGCTAATGCTCCTGCGATAGCAATAGGTTTTGAATTTGCAGCAACTTTCAATACTTCTACTTCTGCCATAAATCTTACCTCCCTTTTTTTACTACTATTTCTACATATATTGGTGGAATTGGCGCACCTGGAGGGAGTTGAACCCCCAACCTGCGGATCCGAAGTCCGACGCTCTATCCAATTGAGCTACAGGTGCGTCTCAAAATATATTATACTTTAAAATTTTATTTTTATCAAGAGGTAATTGAAAAAATATTGAAATATATAAATATTGAAATATATATTTGTATAATAATATTAAAAAATATTTGGTATAATAAACTGAGGTGATATTATGATTAAATGCCTTTTGATTTCCGATATCCATATACCAACAAGAAGTAGATATGAATATTTAGAAAAAATAGATTTTAATAAATACGATTATATATTAGCAATGGGTGATTTTGTAGAAGAAAATTTGTTATTTTATTTTAAAGCGCAAAAACCTATATTCTATGGAGTTTTTGGAAATATGGATGATTATGATGTGAAATTCACATTACCAGAAAAAAGAATAATAAAATTAGGAAATTATAATATAGGTATGATACATGGACATCAAGAAGGTTGGGGAGATCCTACTAAATTAGTAAGAAGATTTCAAAATATTGATATATTATTATATGGACATTCGCATAGGCAAGATGATAAGATTATAGATGGAATTAGATGCATTAATCCAGGAGCATTTTGTGATAGAAAATATGCAGAATTAGAGATAAGGAGTGATGAGATATTAATACATTGGATGGAAGCTTAAACTTAAAAATTGAACAAATAAAAGCAGAGATAAAAAATATAGTAGGCGATAATACATTATATGTTGCATTTTCTGGTGGTATGGATAGCACTATTGCAGCATTTTTAGCTAAAGAAGCTCTAGGACCAGATAAAGTAAAATTAGTAAATGTTTTATTTGGACCTTTCGCATATTCAAAAAGTGTAGAAGCAGTATTAAAAACAGCAGACGAGTTAGGTCTTGAAATAGAATTTGCAGATAAACATCAAGCTCAATATGCAATAATGAAAAAAGGACCTAATTGTAACCAATGTACTAAAACACTGAAAATGGAAGGTGTAAAAGATGTTGCAAAAGATAGTTTAGTTGCAACAGGAGCTAATCAATCCGATTCATGGGGGAAAACATGTATAAAAGTTATGAATAATCTATATTCTCCAATAATAGGATTGACAAAGGACGAATTAAGAGAAATAGTAAAAAAATATAATTTAAATATTAGAAAAGTTGGAGAAAATGCTCATAGAGAAGGGTGTAAGTTAAAACATCTTTTAAAAATGTTAGTGTCAATGGATTATCATGGAAGAGCTGTTTCTTATGCAAATGAAATCATTCACGATGTTTTAGATAGATACAACTATAAAAGGGAAATAGCCAATGTAAAAATTATAGGTCCATTATCAAAAAATATAGCATTAATAAACATTAAACCATATCCACCAAAAGAAATATATGATGAAATAGTTGAATTATTAGAAATTGAAGAAAGTATAGATGAAGTTTATATAATAGATAGACCAATAGAATTAGTAGTAAGTGCTAATCCAGGAATATATGGAAATGAAGAATCAAAATATTGGGTGGAAAAAGGTAAATTACAACCTGAATTTGCTGCTCCAATAAAAGTTGTATGGAAAAGATCAAAAAATGAAAGATTATCGACATTTCATGCGGTAGACTTCCGATTTATTGAGGAGTGATATTTTGAATTATTTAATACCTATTTTCTCAGGTTTTTTAACAGGGCTTGCAATGCCTGGGAACCTTTTTTCATTTTTGATTTGGTTTTCAGTTGCTCCATTTTTGTACTCATTTTCAAAATCTAAAGGAACATTTGAAAGATTATTTAAAGTATTCCTATACTCATATTCATTAATGTTTACCACATTATGGTGGGAAATACCCGTTTTATCAAAAAATATTCCAGAAGTAATCAATGCTTTTCCGGGGTATATAGGTATTTTATCCTTTTTCTTAATGATATTTATTCTAACTATACCATATTATATTATTTGGCTTTTAGGTGAGTTGTATTTTAGGAAATCAAGAGTAATAAATTTTAAATCATTATTATTATTTTCTACATTTTCATATGCCGCAGCAGAAGTTTTAAAACAGTTTGGTGATTTAGCTTTTACTGGTGGTAATTTATCAGATGCATTGTATTTGCATACGGGATTATTGCAAATATTGCCTTTTACAGGAACAATAGGTTTAAGTATTTTGATATTAATAGTTAATTCAATTATAGCTTTTATTCCAAACAGAGAAAGAATTAAATATAGTATTGTTATTATAGGATCTTTGTATTTAATAAATTTCACAGTGGCAGAAAAATTGCCTTTAGTAAAAACAAATGAAAATGCAGTAAAAATTAGCGTTTTTCAAACAAATGTACCTCAAGAAGTTAAATACTCAGACAATACTTGGAGTTCATATGTAGAAATCTCAAATTATTTACAAGAAAATAATGATAATACTGAATTATTAATATTACCAGAAGCTGTGTTTATAAGAGATATTAGGGATACAGAAATATTTAGAATAATACAAGAAGCAATAAAATTATCAGAGAAAAACTGGATAATAGGATTTCCAACGGTGGATCTTGAAAAAAAAGAATATTATAATAGTGCATTATATTTAAATAAAAATGGTGAAATTGAAAAAATATATAACAAAATTAAATTAATGCCTTTTGCAGAATTTTTACCATATGAGAGTATATTTAAAATGTTCTCATTTTTTAAATTAGTAAATTATTATACACAAGGAAATGAATATTCAGTATTAGATTTAAATGAAAATAAATTCAGTGTACAAATTTGTTTTGAAACATACTTTCCTGAAGTATCCAGAAATTTTGTTAAAAACGGAGCTCAATTTTTAGTCGCAATAACAAATGATGGATGGTTTAGTCAAAAAACAGCATTAATACAACATTTCTCAAAAGGAGTATTTAGAGCTGTTGAAAATAGAAGAACATTTGTACAAGTTTCAAATACAGGAATAACAGGTATAATAGATAAATATGGAAGAATAGTTGAAACATTACCAATAAAAACATATGCAAGCCAAAACTTCTATGTACCAATAGAAAATGAACAAACAGTATATAATAAGTATGCAAATATCATTATTGTTTTAGTATTATTATTAGCTATTATTTTTAGTTTAGTTTAAAATATTTAAAGGGGGTGGAAATATTAAAATAAAATGGTTTGGTCATTCATGTTTTGGAATTGAAGAAAATAATATAAAAGTATTAACAGATCCGTTTAAAGAAACAGTGGGGTATCCTATTCCCAAATATGAACCAGATATAATTACAGAAAGTCATCAACATTTTGATCACAATGCACACTACTTATTTAAAAATCAATTTATGCTAATCAACACACCTGGTGTGCATAATGCTAAAGGAGTAAAAATAACAGGATTAAAGACATATCATGATAAGACGCATGGACATGAAAGAGGAGAAAATATTATATTTAAATTTGAATTTTCTAACGGTATAACTATAGCTCATTGTGGAGATTTAGGACATATACCAGATAAATCTATAATGAAAGAATTACAAGGAATAGATATATTAATGATTCCAGTAGGAGGATATTATACAATAGATGCAAAACAAGCAAAAGAAATTGTGGAAATTATAAAACCAAAAATAATAATGCCAATGCATTACAAAACAAATTTTATAGATTTTCCAATTAATTATGTTGATAATTTTGTAGATTTGTTTGATATTCCTGTAGTAAAATTAGAAAAAGAATTTGAAGTTGATGAAGTAAAGGAATCAAAAATTTTTTTGTTTAGACTTAAAGAGGTGTAATATATGAAAAAAATTATATTTTTTATGGCTATATTACTAATATTTTTAAATAGTTGTTTTAAACCAAATAATTCTAATGATTATTCCACCATAACCTTTTATTTAACAGATTCACCAAATAATGATATTAAAAAAGCAGAAATATTAGTAAAGGAAATAAGATTTACTACTGATTCTACAGATATAGTATTATTAAATAATGAAAAGGTAGATTTTTTAACTCTTGCTGGTGATTTAAAAGAATTAAAAGGTATTGATATTAATGATGAAAGTGTTCTAAAGAATGCAAAAATTAACATAACCCTTGATTCAACTATAGATTTGGGAAATAAATCTATCAACTTTGATTCAACTTCCATTGAATTAGAATTATCATATTATAATATTAATATTGGAAGAGATTATAATATCATAATAGATTTAGATTTAGCAACGTCATTAAGTGGAGATAGTAATTTTAATCCTAAATTTAGAACATGGATGGTTGCAGATTCATTGGCTGATTACAGGACAATAACTGGATATGTATACGATTATGAAGAAAATAAAAATCCTAAAGTAAATAGACCAGTAGCTATTATAACAAAAGATTCTTCAGAATTATTATATTCTACAATAACTAATTCTGAGGGGAAGTTCGCATTTAAAAAGATTAAATTACCTTTAAAGGATTTAGAAATAGCAGTATTATATTCAGGAGCTACAATAGAATCAACAAATATTAGTAGTTATATTATTATAGACAGTGTAAAGGAATTAAGTCCAAGTATTGAAAATATCAATTTATACATTGGAGATTTTTAAAGGGGGAATTAAGTTGAAGACATTAAAAGAGGTTATAGAAAAAGCTAAAACTGTAAGTAAAAAAAGAGTAGTTGTTGTTGGTGCTGAAGACATGGAAGCATTAAAAGCTGTATCTGCAGCATATGATGAAGGTTTTGTAGAACCTGTATTAGTAGGTAAAAAAGAGATTATTGAAGAGAATTTAAAAGAATTAGGAAGAGAATTTGATATTATTGTTGCACAAACAGAAGAAGAAGCTGCCGAACAGGGAGTGAGATTAGTTTCTTCAGGAGCTGCAGACATTGTAATGAAAGGACTTATAAAAACATCAAAATTATTAAAAGCTGTTTTAAATAAAGAATGGGGTTTAAGAACAGGTAGTGTATTAAGTCATGTAGCTGTTATTGAAACAGAAGCTTTAGATTCATTAAAAATAGTCACAGATGGCGGAATGATAATAAAACCAACATTAGATCAAAAAGTTGCAATTATTAACAATGCAGTAGAATTAGCTCATTCAATGGGAAATGGAAATCCAAATGTTGCATTATTAGCAGCAGTTGAAGTTGTAAATCCAGATATGCCCGAAACTATGGAAGCTGCAATAATAACTCAAATGAATAAAAGAGGTCAAATCAAAGGATGTATTGTTGATGGACCATTGGCATTAGATAATGCATTAAGTGAAATGGCAGCAAAAATAAAGAAAATAGATAGCGAAGTAGCAGGACATGCAGATATTTTAGTAGTTCCAGATATACATGCAGGAAATATATTAGGAAAATCTGCAATATATCTTGCAAATGGTAAAATTGCTGGACTTGTATTAGGCGCAAAGGCTCCAATAGTTATAGTATCTAGAGCAGATACTGCAGAATCAAAATTAGCTTCTTTAGCTTTAGCAACATTAAAAGCTGAATAAAATAATAATAATAATAATAAAACACGAATTTGTATTTGAATTGGTGTTTTTATTGTAATTAATATAAAATTATGTTATAATATTATATGAACATAAAAATACAATATGGTTAAAAAGGTGATAAAAATGTATATAAATGATAATTTACAGGAATTAGTTAAACTATTAGAAGATACATATGATCATGTAGAAAATGTAGATGAATATTTTGAAAAATTAGTACAATTAGCAATTAAAGTTATACCAGAAACAGATTATGCTTCATTAATCATGTTATTAGCAGATCAAAAAAAATTAAATTGGTTTGCAGCAATTGGACATGATATAAAAAAATTATCTAAATTTTCCTTTCATATTAAAGATTTAGATTTAAAAGAATTAAAATCTATAAATGGAAAAGTTATTGAAGGCAATGCATTAGAAAAATTTAAACATCATTTTACATTTAATGAAATAAAAAAATTAAAGGAATTATTAAAACCAAATAAACAATCAATAGTGTACACATTAGAATTAGATGAGAAATATTATTTAATACTATCATTAGATATTTCTGAAAACAGTGAAAAAAGTTTTTCAAATGAATCTAAGGAATTAATAAAAATATTTGCTAATATAGCCTATATTTTCATTAAATTTAAACTGAAAGAAGAAAAATTAAATGAATCGATGAAAAATACAATTATTGAAAGAGAAAAATATGAAAGACTAAGAAAAGAATTTTTATCTAAAGCAAAAGCATTTAAAGATATTTTAATAAAACTAATATCGATATATATAAATGAAGGTAGAAAAACATTATATTCTGATGAGATATTAAAGCATATAGTTGCTAATGTTCCGTTTATTGAAAGAGCATTGATAATTGAAATGAAAAAAGATAAATTTAATATATTAAATGAAATAGGATATGAAGGTTTAAATGTTAAAGAAATATCTATAAAAGATATGTATAGAAAAAACAATATAAATATGATTACATTTAATGAATTATCAGGAGAATATTTTGAATTAACATCAATTGATGAAAATACTTGTATATTAATTGAAATAAAAGAAGAAAAAGAAGATCTTTTAATGGATATGGAGTTAGAGGTACTGTCTGATATTATAAATATATTTATAAAAAAATAAAAGGCCCTAATGGGTCTTTTTATTTATGGTATTGACAAACAAAAATAAAAGAGTTATAATTAAATCGAACGTTCGTTTTAAGGGTGGTGATAATATTAATTCTTTAAAAGAAAGAATATTAAATGCATCTATAGAATTATTTTATAAAAAAGGTTTTGTAGCTACAGGAGTTAGAGAAATATCTAAAAAAGCAAAAGTTAGTCCGTCTATGATAAATTATCATTTTGGTTCAAAAAATGGAATTTTAAAAGAGATAATGGAACTTTTCTTTTCCTATCTGGAAGAATTTTTAAACAATGAACATGTAGAAGAGAAAAATTTTGAAGAAAGAATAAGAACTGCAATTAAGTCTTTAGTATTAGCTTTAAGAAATAATGAGAAAATGTTTAAAATCATTATGACTCAAATTCCAGATGATGATCTTGATTTAATTGAATATAGAACAGAAAAAATGAAAAAGATCATATTAGGAAGAATATTTTTAGAGGAGTTTAAAGGGTTTAATAGTAATATTAAGTATGAAATAATAGGTCCAGCATTAAGCGGTATGATATTTTCTCATTTTTTATTAAAAGATATAGCTACTCAAATTTCAGGAAAAATATTTGATGATGAATTTTATGAAATTTATCCAGATTATATAGCGGATATATTCTTATATGGTGCTTTAAAAAAATTAAAGGATTAAGGAGATGAGGTTATGGAAAGGTATGTAGAATTTGTATTTAATAACAGAAAAAAGCTATTGATATTATTAGTTATAATTAACATTACTGCACTAATAGGATTATTTCAAATTAGACTAAATGTTGATATGAAAGCCTTTTTGCCAAGTAGTTCTGAATATTTAGATAGTTATTCTATTATTGAAAAAAAATATGATTTATCAGATCAACTTATGGTGATGTTAGAAACAGATAAAAATCCATTGGAAGATTTAGAATTATATAGAAAATTATGGTCATTACAAAGAGAATTAGAAAATATAGAAGGAATAAATTTTATTTCAAGTTTATTTCCTCAATCATTTCCTGGATATAACATAAAATCTCCTGAGGATATTAATGAGAATTTTTTAAATAAAATTTCTCAAATATCCATGTTTAAAGATAAGTTCTTTAAAGAAAAAGATGGAAAATATTATACCTTACTAACAATTCCTTTAAAAACTGATGATTTTAAAGTAATAGATATAATTGAGGAAGTATTAAAAGACGTTACACATTATAACGGTGGAACATTATATTTTACTAAAAAATTATTTGATTATCTATTGAGTATTGTAATATTTTTGCCACCATTTGCATTTTTAACAATGCTATTAATCTTTTCTCTTCAATTAGGATCAAAGAAATTAGCATTATTTTCAGTTATACCTGCAGGATTAGGAGCATTATGGACATTGGGATTAATGGGATGGTCAGGAAGAGAATTGAGTTTGGCAAGTGTTTTGGTTCCAATTTTTACAATTATCATGGGTAGTGCTGATGGTATGCATTTTTTAACTCATTATGTAGAATATATAGAAAGAGGATTAGATAAAAAAAGTGCAACTGTAGAAACATTAAAAAGTACAGGTATTGCAATGATAATGACAACAGTTACTACAATAATAGGATTTATTTCCATGGTGTTTATTAATTCAAATATGATGAGGGAAATGGGATTATGGACATCATTTGGTATTGGTTTTGCTGGTATAGCAACATTATATATTTTGCCTGTAATTATAGCTGGTAATATAGAATTAAAAAGGAAAAAAGCACATATGTTTGATGCGAGTTTTTTAAAAAGATTTTGGAATAAAAAAGGTGTATTTACATATATAGTCTTAATTTTGATATTTGCATTATTAATTCCTACAATAACCGTAAAATTTGATCAAATAAGTATGTTTAAAAAATACACAAAAGTTAGAAAAGATTATGAGAAATTAACATCAGTATTTGATTTTAATATACCAATTATGGTTGATTTTCAAACAACAAAAGACCCTTTAGATAAAACATATTTAGATGAAATGAAAATATTAGAAAATGAAT
Proteins encoded in this region:
- a CDS encoding metallophosphoesterase family protein, with translation MIKCLLISDIHIPTRSRYEYLEKIDFNKYDYILAMGDFVEENLLFYFKAQKPIFYGVFGNMDDYDVKFTLPEKRIIKLGNYNIGMIHGHQEGWGDPTKLVRRFQNIDILLYGHSHRQDDKIIDGIRCINPGAFCDRKYAELEIRSDEILIHWMEA
- a CDS encoding DUF4382 domain-containing protein, which translates into the protein MKKIIFFMAILLIFLNSCFKPNNSNDYSTITFYLTDSPNNDIKKAEILVKEIRFTTDSTDIVLLNNEKVDFLTLAGDLKELKGIDINDESVLKNAKINITLDSTIDLGNKSINFDSTSIELELSYYNINIGRDYNIIIDLDLATSLSGDSNFNPKFRTWMVADSLADYRTITGYVYDYEENKNPKVNRPVAIITKDSSELLYSTITNSEGKFAFKKIKLPLKDLEIAVLYSGATIESTNISSYIIIDSVKELSPSIENINLYIGDF
- a CDS encoding ExsB family protein is translated as MDGSLNLKIEQIKAEIKNIVGDNTLYVAFSGGMDSTIAAFLAKEALGPDKVKLVNVLFGPFAYSKSVEAVLKTADELGLEIEFADKHQAQYAIMKKGPNCNQCTKTLKMEGVKDVAKDSLVATGANQSDSWGKTCIKVMNNLYSPIIGLTKDELREIVKKYNLNIRKVGENAHREGCKLKHLLKMLVSMDYHGRAVSYANEIIHDVLDRYNYKREIANVKIIGPLSKNIALINIKPYPPKEIYDEIVELLEIEESIDEVYIIDRPIELVVSANPGIYGNEESKYWVEKGKLQPEFAAPIKVVWKRSKNERLSTFHAVDFRFIEE
- a CDS encoding efflux RND transporter permease subunit, with amino-acid sequence MERYVEFVFNNRKKLLILLVIINITALIGLFQIRLNVDMKAFLPSSSEYLDSYSIIEKKYDLSDQLMVMLETDKNPLEDLELYRKLWSLQRELENIEGINFISSLFPQSFPGYNIKSPEDINENFLNKISQISMFKDKFFKEKDGKYYTLLTIPLKTDDFKVIDIIEEVLKDVTHYNGGTLYFTKKLFDYLLSIVIFLPPFAFLTMLLIFSLQLGSKKLALFSVIPAGLGALWTLGLMGWSGRELSLASVLVPIFTIIMGSADGMHFLTHYVEYIERGLDKKSATVETLKSTGIAMIMTTVTTIIGFISMVFINSNMMREMGLWTSFGIGFAGIATLYILPVIIAGNIELKRKKAHMFDASFLKRFWNKKGVFTYIVLILIFALLIPTITVKFDQISMFKKYTKVRKDYEKLTSVFDFNIPIMVDFQTTKDPLDKTYLDEMKILENELEDSISMFNYPQQFLDVMGREFFNFKSYPNSIQVLIIKNAVKNNPSIPLFDLIEGKSYLGIITTKDNNQGTLEKIQKVVSNLKNDDVFTDIKVSGMPYVFNEMNTTVLNSQIKSIIISLILVFISIFVMIRSLKISFYGILPLLGALIAEFGVMALFKIPLNIQSALMANITIGVGVDYAIHMIGTYRYYKTRSENPIEETFNVVQKPILANAIGLALGLSILNFSPFTFHSYLSIIMWVGMISASMFTLMLLPNFFKEKRGS
- a CDS encoding bifunctional enoyl-CoA hydratase/phosphate acetyltransferase — encoded protein: MKTLKEVIEKAKTVSKKRVVVVGAEDMEALKAVSAAYDEGFVEPVLVGKKEIIEENLKELGREFDIIVAQTEEEAAEQGVRLVSSGAADIVMKGLIKTSKLLKAVLNKEWGLRTGSVLSHVAVIETEALDSLKIVTDGGMIIKPTLDQKVAIINNAVELAHSMGNGNPNVALLAAVEVVNPDMPETMEAAIITQMNKRGQIKGCIVDGPLALDNALSEMAAKIKKIDSEVAGHADILVVPDIHAGNILGKSAIYLANGKIAGLVLGAKAPIVIVSRADTAESKLASLALATLKAE
- a CDS encoding MBL fold metallo-hydrolase — encoded protein: MKWFGHSCFGIEENNIKVLTDPFKETVGYPIPKYEPDIITESHQHFDHNAHYLFKNQFMLINTPGVHNAKGVKITGLKTYHDKTHGHERGENIIFKFEFSNGITIAHCGDLGHIPDKSIMKELQGIDILMIPVGGYYTIDAKQAKEIVEIIKPKIIMPMHYKTNFIDFPINYVDNFVDLFDIPVVKLEKEFEVDEVKESKIFLFRLKEV
- the lnt gene encoding apolipoprotein N-acyltransferase, which encodes MNYLIPIFSGFLTGLAMPGNLFSFLIWFSVAPFLYSFSKSKGTFERLFKVFLYSYSLMFTTLWWEIPVLSKNIPEVINAFPGYIGILSFFLMIFILTIPYYIIWLLGELYFRKSRVINFKSLLLFSTFSYAAAEVLKQFGDLAFTGGNLSDALYLHTGLLQILPFTGTIGLSILILIVNSIIAFIPNRERIKYSIVIIGSLYLINFTVAEKLPLVKTNENAVKISVFQTNVPQEVKYSDNTWSSYVEISNYLQENNDNTELLILPEAVFIRDIRDTEIFRIIQEAIKLSEKNWIIGFPTVDLEKKEYYNSALYLNKNGEIEKIYNKIKLMPFAEFLPYESIFKMFSFFKLVNYYTQGNEYSVLDLNENKFSVQICFETYFPEVSRNFVKNGAQFLVAITNDGWFSQKTALIQHFSKGVFRAVENRRTFVQVSNTGITGIIDKYGRIVETLPIKTYASQNFYVPIENEQTVYNKYANIIIVLVLLLAIIFSLV
- a CDS encoding TetR/AcrR family transcriptional regulator translates to MVLTNKNKRVIIKSNVRFKGGDNINSLKERILNASIELFYKKGFVATGVREISKKAKVSPSMINYHFGSKNGILKEIMELFFSYLEEFLNNEHVEEKNFEERIRTAIKSLVLALRNNEKMFKIIMTQIPDDDLDLIEYRTEKMKKIILGRIFLEEFKGFNSNIKYEIIGPALSGMIFSHFLLKDIATQISGKIFDDEFYEIYPDYIADIFLYGALKKLKD